From a single Leptospira levettii genomic region:
- a CDS encoding OmpA family protein encodes MVGLLLTSLLTSSVLGQTSEGENTLVVSPIRGPINSEFQEFGPTMTPDAKTLYFYSKRAERSYTEIFKSERKKDGTWDFPEEVSILNSPFDDQSPFITRDGKMILLSSNRDGSIEVILADGKIGISRDLYVSNWNGKTWSVPTPLPSPINTEEIEENPHLLGDTLLFTRYPFGKPNLAKIYYSQFQNNQWTKPKLLPSPINDQHATIAAAFNDDGKILFFSSNRPGGFGGFDLYMAKMEGETFTDVENLGSPINSSEDEAYIVYQQVKKTFLFCRRVEGKSFDIFTASVPKQENLVQKKLEETKKISLDSVYFERASSLLKSESSVPLDSIVDYLHENSEQKMKIIGHTDLTGTFEDNMILSKERAESVKQYLVSKGVDPNRLVTEGKGPTQPVVQGTDEVSSKKNRRTEFVLLNP; translated from the coding sequence ATGGTTGGTTTGTTACTTACATCACTTTTAACTTCATCTGTACTGGGACAAACAAGTGAAGGTGAAAATACTTTAGTTGTCAGTCCGATTCGAGGGCCTATCAATTCTGAGTTTCAGGAGTTTGGTCCAACGATGACTCCCGATGCAAAAACTTTATATTTTTATTCGAAACGAGCGGAACGTAGTTATACAGAAATTTTCAAATCAGAACGTAAGAAGGATGGAACATGGGATTTTCCTGAAGAAGTCAGTATTTTAAATTCCCCATTTGATGACCAAAGTCCGTTTATCACCCGCGACGGAAAAATGATTCTACTTTCATCAAATCGAGATGGTTCCATTGAAGTGATATTAGCCGATGGAAAAATAGGTATTTCAAGAGATTTGTACGTCTCAAATTGGAATGGAAAAACTTGGTCCGTTCCTACCCCTTTACCTTCCCCTATCAATACAGAGGAAATTGAAGAAAATCCTCATTTGTTAGGTGACACTCTCCTTTTTACACGATACCCTTTTGGAAAACCAAACTTAGCAAAAATATATTATAGTCAGTTTCAGAATAATCAATGGACCAAACCAAAACTATTGCCATCACCTATCAATGACCAACATGCAACGATTGCTGCTGCTTTCAATGATGATGGTAAAATTCTTTTTTTCTCCTCCAACCGTCCTGGTGGATTTGGCGGATTTGATTTGTATATGGCAAAAATGGAAGGGGAAACATTTACTGATGTAGAGAATTTAGGAAGTCCTATCAATTCATCTGAAGATGAAGCCTATATTGTTTATCAGCAGGTGAAAAAAACCTTCCTATTTTGCCGGCGAGTGGAAGGAAAATCATTTGATATATTCACAGCATCAGTTCCCAAACAGGAAAATTTGGTTCAAAAGAAACTAGAAGAAACGAAGAAAATTTCACTGGATTCTGTTTATTTTGAAAGAGCATCTTCCTTATTAAAATCAGAATCATCAGTTCCCTTGGATTCAATCGTTGATTACCTTCATGAAAATTCCGAACAAAAAATGAAAATCATAGGACATACTGACCTAACTGGTACTTTTGAGGACAACATGATTTTATCAAAAGAAAGAGCTGAATCCGTAAAACAATATTTAGTCTCTAAAGGAGTTGATCCCAACCGGTTGGTGACAGAAGGAAAAGGTCCAACACAACCAGTGGTGCAAGGGACAGATGAAGTTTCATCGAAAAAAAATCGACGAACAGAATTTGTCCTACTAAATCCTTAA
- the recR gene encoding recombination mediator RecR encodes MEGFLLSDPQFQKLIQAFSSLPGIGKKSATRIGFHILRMDPSTFQSWLQHIEEAKTKLRFCDECGGLTEEPICSICLSDRRDNAILCVVEQPEDIFFIENTKEYSGKYHVLNGAISPLDGIGPEQLRIKQLMHRLDMGEIKEVLIATNPTLEGDATASYLSTVIKPMEIKITRIAHGITIGGTLEYSDQYTLGKAIKSRLTL; translated from the coding sequence ATGGAGGGTTTCCTCCTGTCTGATCCACAATTCCAAAAACTAATCCAAGCATTTTCAAGTCTTCCTGGAATTGGAAAAAAAAGTGCTACACGTATTGGATTTCATATATTACGAATGGACCCAAGTACATTCCAGTCATGGTTACAACATATTGAAGAGGCAAAAACCAAACTTCGATTTTGTGATGAGTGTGGCGGACTTACAGAAGAACCTATATGTTCCATCTGTTTATCAGACCGAAGGGATAATGCAATTCTTTGTGTTGTGGAGCAACCTGAAGATATTTTTTTCATCGAAAATACAAAAGAATACTCTGGAAAATACCATGTTCTGAACGGAGCCATTTCTCCTTTAGATGGAATTGGACCTGAACAATTACGAATTAAACAATTAATGCATCGTTTAGATATGGGTGAAATTAAGGAAGTTCTCATCGCAACCAATCCAACTCTCGAAGGGGATGCAACTGCATCTTACCTATCAACAGTCATTAAACCGATGGAAATCAAAATTACTAGAATTGCTCACGGAATTACGATCGGTGGGACTTTGGAATATTCTGACCAATATACATTAGGAAAAGCAATCAAGTCTCGATTGACTTTATAA
- a CDS encoding nucleoside deaminase yields MDIYESFLERYSIEITKHKNEIPSYSEILTKEGNLVSSSFNSVEQTLNPTKHSEILAIEAALTLTYGRYLSEHILLTALEPCLLCAGAILRVKLPEVVYFVPAKPGEGISSYTTESIYLLNHFPKCTLIPKSHIKFEFLSFFKEKR; encoded by the coding sequence GTGGACATCTATGAATCGTTTTTAGAACGATATTCAATAGAAATCACCAAACATAAAAACGAAATCCCTTCCTATTCTGAGATTTTAACAAAAGAGGGAAACTTGGTTTCCTCTTCGTTTAATTCCGTCGAACAAACATTAAATCCAACAAAACACAGTGAAATTTTAGCCATAGAGGCTGCACTCACTCTCACCTATGGACGTTACCTTTCGGAGCATATTTTACTGACAGCCCTCGAACCATGTTTACTCTGTGCGGGTGCTATTTTACGAGTGAAACTTCCAGAGGTAGTCTACTTTGTTCCTGCAAAACCAGGAGAAGGGATTTCCTCTTACACAACAGAATCCATTTATCTCTTGAACCATTTTCCGAAATGCACACTCATACCAAAGTCGCACATAAAATTTGAATTTCTTAGTTTTTTCAAAGAGAAAAGGTAG
- a CDS encoding YbaB/EbfC family nucleoid-associated protein, with product MFDQMKQMREAFSQLGNIKEKQEELQKRLAQIRVTASAGAGMVEVTASADGTLTNLNINPIMFNADDKKMLEDLILSATNEVQRKAKETMAHEMKNVLGFNPSDFEGVFNQIQKDGGFPPV from the coding sequence ATTTTTGACCAAATGAAACAGATGCGAGAAGCATTTTCGCAACTGGGAAACATCAAAGAGAAACAAGAGGAACTTCAAAAACGCCTCGCTCAGATTCGTGTTACTGCTTCAGCGGGAGCAGGAATGGTGGAAGTCACAGCGTCCGCAGATGGAACTCTTACAAATTTAAATATCAATCCTATCATGTTCAATGCGGATGATAAAAAGATGTTAGAAGATTTGATTTTATCTGCAACCAATGAAGTACAAAGAAAAGCAAAAGAAACCATGGCACACGAAATGAAAAATGTCTTAGGTTTTAATCCAAGCGATTTTGAAGGTGTCTTCAATCAAATCCAAAAGGATGGAGGGTTTCCTCCTGTCTGA
- the serS gene encoding serine--tRNA ligase: MLDINRIVQNPEELLSTLQKRGVVSTDIEAKIKSVSEKQRRLKLEVEELRAERNRVSKEIGIQKSQGKDITEISNSMKGVGDRIKAIEEELSKEEESLHELNLGLPNLLDPSVPEGKSEEDNVLVRQWGEIKKQSFEAKTHFDIGEKLGIFDFERGVKLSGARFYTYRGLGAKLERALMNLMLDTHTSENGYEEMWVPVLVNDESMTATGQLPKFAEDFYRLEKDGLNLIPTAEVPLTNYYRDEIIQEKELPISVCAHTSCFRREAGSYGRDTRGLVRVHQFQKVELVKFVEPETSVEEHEKMLKDAESILQKLNLPYRVMLLCSKDMSSASSKTFDIEVWMPGLGRFMEISSVSNFKDYQARRGKIRYKSKEGKNLLVHTLNGSGLAIGRTLAAVIENYQLEDGTFQIPDVLKQYIR; this comes from the coding sequence ATGCTTGATATCAATCGTATTGTTCAAAATCCAGAAGAACTTCTCTCCACTTTACAAAAACGTGGTGTAGTCTCAACTGACATTGAAGCAAAAATTAAATCTGTTTCAGAAAAACAAAGAAGATTAAAATTAGAAGTCGAAGAACTACGTGCAGAACGAAACCGAGTTTCTAAAGAAATTGGAATTCAGAAATCACAAGGGAAAGATATAACAGAAATTTCAAATTCGATGAAAGGAGTTGGAGATCGCATCAAAGCAATCGAAGAAGAACTTTCAAAAGAAGAAGAATCTTTACACGAACTTAATTTAGGTCTTCCTAATTTATTAGATCCTTCAGTTCCCGAAGGTAAGTCGGAAGAAGATAACGTTCTAGTCAGACAATGGGGTGAAATTAAAAAACAATCTTTTGAAGCAAAAACTCATTTCGATATTGGAGAAAAACTAGGAATTTTTGATTTTGAAAGAGGGGTCAAACTTTCCGGCGCACGATTTTACACCTATCGAGGTTTAGGTGCAAAATTAGAACGTGCTTTAATGAATTTAATGCTCGATACTCATACATCTGAGAATGGATATGAAGAAATGTGGGTCCCTGTTCTTGTGAACGACGAATCGATGACAGCAACTGGTCAACTTCCAAAGTTTGCCGAAGATTTTTATCGCTTGGAAAAAGATGGATTAAATCTCATTCCGACGGCAGAAGTCCCTCTCACCAACTACTACCGCGATGAAATCATCCAAGAAAAAGAATTACCTATCTCTGTTTGTGCTCACACATCCTGTTTTAGAAGAGAAGCTGGATCCTATGGAAGAGATACACGTGGGCTTGTGCGTGTACACCAATTCCAGAAAGTCGAACTTGTTAAATTTGTAGAACCTGAGACATCAGTGGAAGAACACGAAAAGATGTTAAAAGATGCAGAATCTATTTTGCAAAAATTAAATCTGCCATATCGAGTTATGTTACTTTGTAGCAAAGATATGTCGAGTGCTTCGTCCAAAACATTTGATATTGAAGTATGGATGCCTGGACTTGGGCGATTTATGGAAATTTCCTCAGTTTCTAACTTCAAAGACTATCAAGCAAGAAGAGGAAAAATTCGATACAAGTCAAAGGAAGGAAAAAACCTGCTCGTCCATACTTTGAATGGTTCTGGTCTTGCGATCGGTCGAACACTGGCCGCAGTGATTGAAAACTACCAATTAGAAGATGGAACCTTCCAAATTCCGGATGTGTTAAAACAATATATCCGATAA
- a CDS encoding substrate-binding periplasmic protein produces the protein MFPNYLRFVWKILVAILFVPTLLMGQSSPTLEKIKKTKTLTVSVNEFYDPFYIENPNEDFPGLDVELAQEYAKFLDVDLKIIPLRTFDQHARMLEKGDSQIAMAGISSSINRFRDVYFTDPYLISTPAALVNRTALPPEPEGQIVTVQLFRNLNDLTNITGISYSVLANSSNHQFLRDAFPKAQVFSYFTNEAALNELKKNNVNAFVADSFYIQALLQKDSSLRANYLPILGVVQEDHISMAIAKRDIEFLYNLNFFIKELKRTGKIQQLINKYFKSNKWVKKE, from the coding sequence ATGTTCCCTAATTACCTTCGATTTGTTTGGAAAATATTGGTAGCCATTCTATTTGTCCCAACATTGCTAATGGGACAATCTAGTCCAACGTTGGAAAAAATTAAAAAAACCAAAACACTAACAGTTTCTGTTAATGAATTTTACGATCCATTTTACATAGAAAATCCAAATGAAGATTTTCCTGGACTAGATGTTGAATTGGCTCAAGAATATGCAAAATTTTTAGATGTTGATTTAAAGATAATTCCATTACGTACCTTTGACCAACACGCTCGTATGTTGGAAAAAGGAGATAGCCAAATCGCTATGGCTGGAATTTCTTCTTCTATCAATCGATTCCGAGATGTTTATTTTACTGATCCATACTTAATCTCGACACCCGCAGCATTAGTCAATCGTACAGCGCTTCCACCAGAACCGGAAGGTCAAATTGTAACAGTACAACTTTTTAGAAATTTAAATGATTTAACTAACATTACAGGAATTTCCTATTCAGTTTTAGCAAATAGTTCCAACCATCAATTTTTACGAGATGCATTTCCAAAGGCTCAAGTTTTTTCTTATTTCACAAATGAAGCAGCCTTAAACGAATTAAAGAAAAATAATGTAAATGCATTTGTAGCTGATTCATTTTACATCCAAGCACTACTGCAAAAAGATTCTTCACTACGAGCCAATTACTTACCGATTTTAGGTGTGGTACAAGAAGATCATATCAGTATGGCGATTGCAAAAAGAGATATTGAATTCCTTTATAACTTAAACTTTTTTATTAAGGAACTGAAACGAACAGGCAAAATCCAACAGTTGATTAACAAATACTTTAAATCAAACAAATGGGTAAAAAAAGAATAA
- a CDS encoding TatD family hydrolase, producing MGYSLIDTHCHLDIIREQGQSIEETLEKSRMAGVDQLVQIGIDLPSSNEAVRISETHSTDSLKISYSIGCHPTETHEFPNADQILELAKSRMFDPKFAAIGEIGVDLYHDASTRSQQNDVLRKFLDFSSEYKMPVVIHSRDAYQDTYEALKEFKTKAFGVIHCFTYDYEAAKQFVDLGYYISFSGIVTFKSAVDIQEAAKKIPLESILIETDAPFLSPMPHRGKRNDSSHLPFVLEKMYSLRTEPNAEVAERIYKNSLKFTERKAYHHA from the coding sequence ATGGGATATTCGTTGATCGACACACATTGCCACCTAGACATAATTCGAGAACAAGGACAAAGTATCGAAGAAACCCTGGAGAAATCCCGAATGGCAGGAGTAGACCAATTGGTTCAAATTGGGATTGATTTGCCTAGTTCAAACGAAGCAGTTCGTATTTCAGAAACGCATTCAACAGATTCATTAAAAATATCGTATTCGATTGGTTGTCACCCAACAGAAACCCATGAGTTTCCGAATGCAGATCAAATTTTAGAGTTAGCCAAATCCCGAATGTTTGATCCTAAGTTTGCAGCAATTGGTGAAATTGGAGTGGATTTATATCATGACGCAAGTACACGTTCCCAACAAAATGATGTATTGCGAAAGTTTTTAGATTTTTCTTCCGAGTACAAAATGCCCGTTGTCATCCATTCACGAGATGCTTATCAAGATACCTATGAAGCTCTAAAAGAATTTAAAACAAAAGCATTTGGAGTGATCCATTGTTTTACTTACGATTACGAAGCTGCAAAACAATTTGTTGATCTTGGGTATTATATTTCTTTTTCAGGAATTGTTACTTTTAAATCAGCGGTAGATATCCAAGAAGCCGCAAAAAAAATTCCACTCGAATCTATTTTGATCGAAACAGATGCACCATTTTTATCACCAATGCCTCATCGTGGGAAACGAAATGATTCCTCACATTTGCCATTTGTATTAGAGAAAATGTATTCATTACGAACAGAACCTAATGCTGAAGTAGCAGAACGTATTTACAAAAATTCATTAAAATTTACAGAAAGAAAGGCTTACCACCATGCTTGA
- the dnaX gene encoding DNA polymerase III subunit gamma/tau encodes MSENHQVLFRKYRPQFFRDVIYQDLAVGSLQNAFKSKKIGHAYIFIGPRGVGKTTIARILAKRLNCERPDGVEPCNECTSCLEITKGNSNDVFEIDAASNSGVDNIRELRENVKFNAMGGKYRVYILDEVHMLSGAAFNALLKTLEEPPAHVVFILATTEYHKIPETILSRCQDFHFRKVPVTVLQSYIETLCTKEGLKYDSEGLFWIAKKGDGSVRDTLSFMEQAVIFTDGNLTGAKLRKMIGYHGIDTFTDFLNQLIDTSQSAQIFETLENLFQAGIDLSKFIWDFIEFLNSLLLIKDNLADRESINIPQEDLQKLKQNYRELDREILVLLAERIFSIHEKLNLMKLRSSYEMKVYLEIQFRKLILDREKPSVSGLLAKISELTKLVQGDISILPDSIEPLKKQIQTPSPTQAKPDPNNNSQTNTKIDSPTPETKAQISSPPALEKNTNTKETNPSGNQPEDMEKLLKEKFSGMEVDPKQFKNL; translated from the coding sequence ATGAGCGAAAACCACCAAGTACTCTTTCGAAAATACCGACCACAGTTCTTTCGGGATGTGATTTACCAAGACCTTGCAGTTGGTTCTTTACAAAACGCATTTAAATCGAAAAAAATTGGACATGCTTATATCTTCATAGGGCCAAGAGGTGTTGGAAAAACAACGATTGCAAGGATCCTTGCAAAAAGGCTTAACTGTGAACGCCCAGATGGAGTTGAACCTTGTAATGAGTGTACTTCTTGTTTAGAAATCACTAAGGGTAATTCAAATGATGTTTTTGAAATTGATGCGGCATCCAACAGTGGCGTTGATAATATCCGTGAATTAAGAGAAAATGTAAAATTCAATGCGATGGGGGGAAAGTACCGCGTATATATTTTGGACGAGGTACATATGCTCAGTGGAGCTGCTTTCAATGCGCTTCTCAAAACATTAGAAGAACCTCCTGCCCATGTCGTTTTTATTTTAGCAACAACTGAGTATCATAAAATCCCTGAAACTATTTTATCACGTTGCCAAGATTTTCATTTCCGAAAAGTACCAGTTACCGTTCTACAATCCTATATCGAGACACTTTGTACAAAGGAAGGACTTAAATACGATTCAGAAGGTTTATTTTGGATCGCTAAAAAAGGTGATGGTTCTGTACGAGATACCTTATCCTTTATGGAACAAGCAGTTATTTTCACTGATGGAAATTTAACAGGTGCTAAACTTAGAAAAATGATTGGGTATCATGGAATTGATACCTTTACTGATTTTCTTAACCAACTCATTGATACTTCACAAAGTGCTCAAATCTTCGAAACCTTAGAAAATTTATTCCAAGCAGGCATTGATCTTAGTAAATTCATTTGGGATTTCATTGAATTTTTGAATTCACTCCTTCTCATCAAAGACAATTTAGCGGATCGCGAATCGATTAATATCCCTCAAGAAGACTTACAAAAACTCAAACAAAACTACCGCGAACTTGATCGTGAAATTTTAGTGTTACTTGCCGAACGTATTTTTTCCATTCATGAAAAATTGAATTTAATGAAACTTAGAAGTTCCTATGAGATGAAAGTGTATCTGGAAATTCAGTTTCGAAAATTAATTTTGGATAGAGAGAAACCAAGTGTTTCAGGTTTATTAGCCAAAATATCAGAATTAACAAAACTTGTACAGGGAGACATTAGTATCCTTCCTGATTCGATTGAACCACTTAAAAAACAAATCCAAACACCTAGTCCTACTCAGGCAAAACCGGATCCTAACAATAACTCACAAACAAACACAAAAATTGATTCACCAACACCTGAAACGAAGGCACAAATTTCTAGTCCTCCTGCATTGGAAAAAAATACAAATACCAAAGAAACGAATCCAAGTGGAAATCAACCAGAGGATATGGAGAAATTATTAAAAGAAAAATTCTCCGGTATGGAAGTGGATCCAAAACAATTTAAAAATTTATAA